In Rhodothermus profundi, the genomic stretch CCGATATAAAGAAAGCAACCTCTTGCTTTTTTCAGGCCGGTGTGCTATCGTGCCGGCCCATGATGGGGAACGAAAAGCCATTGTGTCAACCAAACCTGTGTGCCGACGATGGGGTACTGGACACTCGAGCTGGCCTCCTACCTGGAGGATGCCCCCTGGCCAGCCACCCGTGACGAGTTGATCGACTATGCAGAGCGCACGGGTGCGCCGATCGAGGTGATCGAAAACCTCAAGGAACTGGAGGACGACGGGGAGCCCTACGAGAGCATTGAGGAAATATGGCCGGACTATCCTACGGCCGACGACGACTTCTACTACGAAGAAGAATAAGCCGAGCATCTGATCTGGTCGGCCGTCCGGCCACTCCCCGTCTCTTAAAGGGATGGCTACTCTGGTTGATCGGCTGGGGGCTGCTGGGTGGGCTTCCGGTGCGGGGGCAGACCCAGCAGCAATTTTTTTCTGCGCCGTGGCTGGTACGCGAAGTGCGCCTGGAAGGCAACCGTTCTTTCTCTGACGAAACCCTTCGTCCTTATCTCCACACCACGGCCAACCGGCGCTTTCTGGGAATTCCTGGCTTTACCTGGTGGCTGTGGCTCTATCAACTGGGCGCTTCCGGCAAGCTGGGTGGCCTGCTGAGCCGGGCGCTGATGGCCAGCGGCGAACCGCCTGCCTATTACGAGCCGGCAGTGGTACAGGCCGACGTAGAACGGCTTACGCTGTTCTACCGCCAGGAAGGGTTTCCCAAAGCCCGAATAGAAGCCCGGCTGGACACCCTGCGCCCCGGCTACCTGCGCGTAACCTTTCATATCAACGAAGGCCCCCCGACCTACCTGCGACTCATTCGGTATGAAGGACTCGAGCCACTCCCTCCCGCCTTGCAACAAGCCCTGATCCGCGGCGCTCTGCTGCGCCACACTCCGCCGGCAGACTCGGCCCTGCTGTTGCAGGCCCGCAATCAGCGCTACTCGGAACTCACCCTGCTCGAAGAGCGCCAGCGGCTCATGGAATTCCTGTGGAACGCAGGCTATGCCGCCGTTACGCGCGACTCAATCCGGGCCATTGTCATTCCCGCACGCCCCGACTCCTTTGACCTGATCTTTCAGATTCATCCCGGCCCCCGCTTTCGCTTTGGCGACGTGCATGCTGAGGTCGATGGCCCGGAACCTGACGCTTTTTTCCAACGCGATACGCTCTGGCTGGAAGCGGCCGCCGACACGTTGCAGCCCGGCCAGCTCGTAGTCACCCGCCGCCAGGAACGCCACCTCAGCCCCTCCTTCCTAGCCCGCATGCTGCGCTTTCGACCAGGCGACTGGTACAACCGCTCGCGCCTGCTAAACTTCCGACGTCGCCTGGAAGCTACCGGCCTGTTTTCCTACGTGCGCATCGAACCAGGCTGGCGCGACACCATCCGCGTAACAGGCGAGACAGCCCCGCGCCTCCCCCATCGACTCGTGCTAAGCACTCGGCCCCGCCACCGCATGCGACTGGAAACCTTTATGCTGCAGCGTAATGGCCTGCTCACCGGTAGCGAAAACGAACTGGGAACCGGCATAGCCCTCACCTATGAAAACGCTAACCTGCTGGGCCGCGCCGAAACGTTCAGCCTGCGCACCTCTGGCTCCATCTCTGGCAACTTTGAAGAAGGCCTGCTGACTTCAGCCCAGCTCGAAATCACCGCCTCCCTGGTCTATCCTTATGCCATCCGTCCTTTCGGCGTGCTCGAGCGCTGGCTCCAACTTTACGACGCCCGCACACGCCTATCGCTCAGCTTGCTCACGGCCCGCCGCGACATACTTCGCCTGGTCATCCGAGGACGCGGCACCGCCCGCTTTCGTCTCGAATTGCAACATACCCCCACGCTTACCTCGTTCGTAGACCTGCTTGACCTGAGCTTGAGCAATCCAGACACCCTGACCGGCTTCCGCGCCGCCTTCCTCGACGAAGTGCTGCGCCCCATTGAAGATCCTGTGCAGCGCGCCCAGATCCTTGACGACTACACCGTGCCCCAGATCAACGACGTCGTGCGCTACACGCTGCAAGCTGCCCGCTTCAACCCGTTGCGCCGCGAACGCGGCTACGCCCATGAACTGTCGATCGAAGCAGGCGGCCTGCTGTCTGACCTGCTGGACCGTTTTGTATTCAGCCCGGGCCAACACGAAGGCACCCTGCCCGGCCTTCCTCTATTCCGAAGCGGTCCAACAGGCAACCGACTGCTCTACCGCCCGTACCTGCGCCTCAGCGTAGATATGCGCCGGTACCGCCCTCTCCGTCCAGGCACCGTAGTAGCCGGCAAGCTGCAGGTTGGCCTCGCTCATCCGGTCGGTATACCCGACGTCATTCCTTTCGACCGACGCTTCTACAGCGGCGGTGCTACCAGCGTCCGCGGATGGCCCCTACGAGGACTGGGACCGGGCCGTCTGCAATTGATGGAAAACGTGGACGGCGCCAATCTGCTGGGCGGCGAAATCAAACTGGAAGCCAGCCTGGAACTGCGCCACCGACTGCTGCGACGCGTACTGGCCGCCGACTGGATCGGGACGCTTTTCACCGACGTAGGAAATGTATGGTTTGGCCCCCGCAATCCAGGCGCCAAAGCCGGGCATTTTCGCCTTAACCGCTTTCTTCAAGAGCTGGGGTGGGGCGGAGGAATAGGCTTGCGATTGGCCTGGGAATATCTCATTCTTCGATTAGATGTGGCCTATCGGCTGCACGACCCGGCCCGTCCGGCAGCCGGTCTTCTGCCTGACGGCCTGCACCGCCCAACACTCCACTTTGGCATTGGCCACGCTTTCTAAACTATCCGAAAATCATGCACACGCTCTGGCACACCCTGCAACACGCCTACCAGCGCCTGTTTCAGGCGCAGGAGGACGCTCACACCCGCGAGCTGCTGCACATCCTGCGCCACGTTCCCATCTTTCAACATCTGCCGCGACGCACCTTGCGCACCCTGCTACCCTACCTGCATGCCCGCACCTATCGCCGCCACGAAGTACTCTACTTTGAAGGTGACCCCGGACTGGGGCTATACATTATCACCCGGGGCACCGTACGTCTGCTCACCGAAAACGAACACGGCCAACTCGAAGAGCTCACGCGCCTGAGCGAATACGACACCTGCGGCCATCTGGCATTGCTGGGGGAATTTCGCCGACTGGAAACAGCCCAGGCGGCTACCGAAGTGCAGGTGCTGGGCTTCTTCCGCCCGGACCTCAAGTTGCTACTCCGACGCCACCCGACCGCCGGTGCTGCCATTCTGCAGGCTGTAGCCCGCTACGTGGCCGCTCGCCAGGTAGAACTGGTTGGCCTGCTGGAGCAGTGCGCCAATCGCCGCCAGGCACTTATCTGGCTCCAGGAAGCAGGCCGCCGCGCCGAACACCGCCTGCCTTCGCTGCTCTCTGAACGGTAACGGCCGAACCCTTTCGCCTGCTCCGGGGTTTGTTGAGCCCGACCACTGACCCACACGGAGCACCGTGCTGAAAAAAGGCGCTGAGCTGGAACTGATCGTCGAAAAATTCGCAGACCGCGGGAAGTCCCTTACCCGCGTCGATGGGTATGTGCTCTTCATTGAAGGGGGCGTACCCGGCGACCGCGTGCGCGTGCGCATCACCAGACGCAAGAAAAACTACGCCGAAAGTCGCATCATCGAACTACTCGAGCCAAGCCCTCTGCGCACCAAGCCCCGCTGCCGGTATTTTGGCACCTGCGGGGGCTGCAAATGGCAGCACGTGCGCTATGAAGCCCAGCTCGAAGCCAAGCGCCAGAGCGTTTATGAAGCGCTTGTCCATCACGGCGGCTTCGAAGACGTTGAAGTGCGCCCTACCCTGCCTTCTCCTCGCCTTTACGGCTATCGCAACAAAATGGAATTTTCCTTCAGCGCCGACCGCTGGCTGACCCCTGAAGAAATCGCCAGTGGCCAACCGCTCGATCGCCACTTTGCCGTAGGACTACACGTACCAGGCAACTTTTACAAAGTGATCGACCTGGAGGAATGTCACCTGCCTGCCCCTATTACAGTGCACCTGCTCAATGCGCTCCGCTCGTTCTTCAAAGCCAGAGGCTGGGAGCCCTGGGACATTCGACGGCATGAAGGCTACCTGCGCCACCTGGTCATCCGCACCGGCACGCGCACTGGTGAAGTTATGGTCAACCTCGTAACCAGTCGCTACGACGAGGCCCGCATGGCCGAGCTGAGCGCTTTTCTGCAGCAGCACGTTCCCGAAGTTACGACGCTGGTCAACACCATCAACTCGCGTCCGGCACAGATCTCCTACGGCGAAGCCACCTACACGATCTTCGGCCCCGGCGTCATCCACGACTGCATTGGCCCGTTTCGGTTTGAAATTGCTCCCGATGCTTTCTTCCAGACCAACACGGAACAGGCCGAGCGACTCTACGAAGTCGCTTGCGAGCTGGCTGCCCTGCGCCCGGACGATCTGGTCTACGACCTGTACTGTGGCACCGGCACCATTTCTATCTTTGTGGCTCCCCACGTGCGCCATGTGGTCGGGGTGGAACTGGTCGCATCGGCCGTCGAAAACGCCCGGGCCAACGCAGCCGCTAACGGCATCACCAACTGCACGTTTGTAGCAGGGGATCTGCTCCAGGTGCTCACTCCCGCTTTTGTGCGCACGCATGGTCAGCCGGACGTGGTCATCGTTGATCCGCCCCGCGCCGGCATGCATCCAAAGGTGGTGCGTCGCATCGCGCAGTTGCGTCCACAACGGCTGGTCTACGTAAGCTGCAACCCGCAGACCCAGGCGCGTGATCTGAAGCTGCTCCGCGCGCACTATCAGATCGAGGCGGTGCAGCCTGTCGATCTGTTTCCGCATACCGATCATGTGGAATGCGTCATTGCCCTGCGAGCTCGTTAATCCTGAAGTGCTATGCATCGAGGCATTGCGTTCGTAACGGGCGGAACCGGCTTCATCGGCAGCCACCTGGTAGAAGAGCTGCTGCGCCGGGGCTACCGCGAAGTGCGCTGCCTGGTACGAAATCGGCTGCGCTGGCTAGAAGGGCTCGACATCGTCCCCGTACGCGGCGACTTTTCCCGAATTGAGGTGCTCTGGGAAGCCGTGCGTGACGCCGACGTCGTCTTTCACGTGGCCGGCGTTACGCGCGCCCGTGACTGGGCGACCTTTGCGCAGGGCAACATCACGGCCACGCTGAACCTGCTGGGTGCCGTACTGGAAGCCAACCCCAACGTCCGCAAAGTGCTCATCACCAGCAGTCTGGCGGCCGTGGGGTACTGCCCGGGCGGCGTGGCTACCGAAACGTCGCCCCTGCGTCCGATCAGCGCCTACGGACGCAGCAAGGCGCTCATGGAACAGGCGCTCCAGGCACCTCGCGCCGAAGGTCCGCCCTTCATCGAAGTGCTTCCCCTGGTAGTGGTGCGTCCGCCTGCCGTCTACGGTCCTCGCGACGCCGACATCTATACGTTCTTTCGGACGGTCAGCCGGGGGCTGTGCCCGATCGTGGGAAGTGGCCGCCACCCCGAGCTGAGCCTGGTGCACGTGCGCGACCTGGTGCGCGGCATGGTAGACGCCGCCGAATCGGACGCCACCACGGGCCAGACCTATTTCATCGGCAGCGAGCAGTTCTATTCCTGGCGCGAGATTCGCGACGCAACCCTGCGTGCGCTGGGCCGCCGTGCGCTGACCCTGCACATCCCCCCCTTCCTGGTTGAGCCCATCGGGACGCTGGTTGAGCTGGCCGGACGGCTGACCGGCACCTATCCCCCGCTTAACCGCGAAAAGGCCCGTGAAATCCGCCACGCCTGCAAAATGTGCGCGGTCGACAAAGCCCGCCACGACTTTGGCTACCGCCAGCAGATTGACCTCGAAACCGGCATCCAGGAAACCATCGCCTGGTACCGGCAGC encodes the following:
- a CDS encoding BamA/TamA family outer membrane protein, translating into MAGLSYGRRRLLLRRRISRASDLVGRPATPRLLKGWLLWLIGWGLLGGLPVRGQTQQQFFSAPWLVREVRLEGNRSFSDETLRPYLHTTANRRFLGIPGFTWWLWLYQLGASGKLGGLLSRALMASGEPPAYYEPAVVQADVERLTLFYRQEGFPKARIEARLDTLRPGYLRVTFHINEGPPTYLRLIRYEGLEPLPPALQQALIRGALLRHTPPADSALLLQARNQRYSELTLLEERQRLMEFLWNAGYAAVTRDSIRAIVIPARPDSFDLIFQIHPGPRFRFGDVHAEVDGPEPDAFFQRDTLWLEAAADTLQPGQLVVTRRQERHLSPSFLARMLRFRPGDWYNRSRLLNFRRRLEATGLFSYVRIEPGWRDTIRVTGETAPRLPHRLVLSTRPRHRMRLETFMLQRNGLLTGSENELGTGIALTYENANLLGRAETFSLRTSGSISGNFEEGLLTSAQLEITASLVYPYAIRPFGVLERWLQLYDARTRLSLSLLTARRDILRLVIRGRGTARFRLELQHTPTLTSFVDLLDLSLSNPDTLTGFRAAFLDEVLRPIEDPVQRAQILDDYTVPQINDVVRYTLQAARFNPLRRERGYAHELSIEAGGLLSDLLDRFVFSPGQHEGTLPGLPLFRSGPTGNRLLYRPYLRLSVDMRRYRPLRPGTVVAGKLQVGLAHPVGIPDVIPFDRRFYSGGATSVRGWPLRGLGPGRLQLMENVDGANLLGGEIKLEASLELRHRLLRRVLAADWIGTLFTDVGNVWFGPRNPGAKAGHFRLNRFLQELGWGGGIGLRLAWEYLILRLDVAYRLHDPARPAAGLLPDGLHRPTLHFGIGHAF
- a CDS encoding NAD-dependent epimerase/dehydratase family protein — protein: MHRGIAFVTGGTGFIGSHLVEELLRRGYREVRCLVRNRLRWLEGLDIVPVRGDFSRIEVLWEAVRDADVVFHVAGVTRARDWATFAQGNITATLNLLGAVLEANPNVRKVLITSSLAAVGYCPGGVATETSPLRPISAYGRSKALMEQALQAPRAEGPPFIEVLPLVVVRPPAVYGPRDADIYTFFRTVSRGLCPIVGSGRHPELSLVHVRDLVRGMVDAAESDATTGQTYFIGSEQFYSWREIRDATLRALGRRALTLHIPPFLVEPIGTLVELAGRLTGTYPPLNREKAREIRHACKMCAVDKARHDFGYRQQIDLETGIQETIAWYRQQGWL
- a CDS encoding cyclic nucleotide-binding domain-containing protein — its product is MHTLWHTLQHAYQRLFQAQEDAHTRELLHILRHVPIFQHLPRRTLRTLLPYLHARTYRRHEVLYFEGDPGLGLYIITRGTVRLLTENEHGQLEELTRLSEYDTCGHLALLGEFRRLETAQAATEVQVLGFFRPDLKLLLRRHPTAGAAILQAVARYVAARQVELVGLLEQCANRRQALIWLQEAGRRAEHRLPSLLSER
- a CDS encoding DUF2795 domain-containing protein — protein: MGYWTLELASYLEDAPWPATRDELIDYAERTGAPIEVIENLKELEDDGEPYESIEEIWPDYPTADDDFYYEEE
- the rlmD gene encoding 23S rRNA (uracil(1939)-C(5))-methyltransferase RlmD, with translation MLKKGAELELIVEKFADRGKSLTRVDGYVLFIEGGVPGDRVRVRITRRKKNYAESRIIELLEPSPLRTKPRCRYFGTCGGCKWQHVRYEAQLEAKRQSVYEALVHHGGFEDVEVRPTLPSPRLYGYRNKMEFSFSADRWLTPEEIASGQPLDRHFAVGLHVPGNFYKVIDLEECHLPAPITVHLLNALRSFFKARGWEPWDIRRHEGYLRHLVIRTGTRTGEVMVNLVTSRYDEARMAELSAFLQQHVPEVTTLVNTINSRPAQISYGEATYTIFGPGVIHDCIGPFRFEIAPDAFFQTNTEQAERLYEVACELAALRPDDLVYDLYCGTGTISIFVAPHVRHVVGVELVASAVENARANAAANGITNCTFVAGDLLQVLTPAFVRTHGQPDVVIVDPPRAGMHPKVVRRIAQLRPQRLVYVSCNPQTQARDLKLLRAHYQIEAVQPVDLFPHTDHVECVIALRAR